In Flavobacterium sp., a single window of DNA contains:
- a CDS encoding efflux RND transporter permease subunit, which yields MFKIFIQRPVLATVISILLVILGVLGLTKLPLQQFPDIAPPSVLVTAVYPGANAETVLRSVAPSLEESINGVENMTYMSSTASNDGTLAITVFFKLGTDADQAAVNVQNRVAQATSQLPAEVVQQGVITAKQQNSFIMAIGMYTDDEAKYDQTFVANYAQINIIPELKRIPGVGSASIFGGVKDYSMRVWLNPTQMSTYKVTPNEVMAAIQDKSLEAAPGKFGERSKEVFEYVIKYKGKLTKPEDYENIAIRSNADGSVLRLKDVARVELGAYSYNSLTRLNGKKGIVIGVIQLAGSNSNDIQIAINKMMEKASKDFPTGIKHNIFYSTKVSLDQSIEQVEHTLLEAFILVFIVVFIFLQDFRSTLIPAIAVPVAILGTFFFMQLFGFSINLLTLFALILAIGIVVDDAIVVVEAVHAKMEHKRLSPKIATHEAMHEITGAIISITLVMAAVFLPVGFMEGSTGVFYRQFAFTMAIAIVISAVNALTLSPALAALFLKDNHGSHDHDAPYEKKGFKEKFFSAFNSSFESLTNRYIGGIKFLIRKKWLSLGGLAVITIATIVMVKTTPAGFIPTEDQGFIAIAVNTPSGTSLDGTQKVMTEAENTLKALDASRFVTAISGFNLLTNSTSPSSAVVFVLLKPNEERGEVKNIDEIMNQVRGKLGAISGGSFFVFSFPTVPGFSNVEALDLVLQDKTGGKLDKFSGISQEFIGALMKRPEIAVAFTSFKADYPQLQLEINDEKANQLGVNVKDILQTMQAYFGSAQASDFNRFGKYYRVVVQADIQDRADPTAIDRVFVKNKTGEMVPINTLVKLTRIYGSETASRYNLFNSISINAIPKPGFSSGDAIKAIEEVAAQQLPAGYGYEFSGQTREEISSGGQSATIFLLCLIFVYFLLAAQYESYILPLAVILSIPAGIFGVFAAIGLTGIENNIYVQVALVMLIGLLAKNAILIVEFAAQKRRSGQALVRASIDAAKLRLRPIIMTSLAFVVGLVPMMSAKGPSAQGNHSISIGAAGGMVSGVILGLFIIPVLFIIFQHLQEKVSGKPVAVIHNEEK from the coding sequence ATGTTCAAAATATTTATACAAAGACCTGTACTGGCAACCGTAATTTCCATTTTATTGGTAATTCTGGGAGTATTAGGTTTAACTAAACTGCCTTTACAACAGTTTCCTGATATTGCGCCACCATCGGTTTTGGTAACGGCGGTATATCCTGGAGCCAACGCAGAAACGGTTTTACGTTCTGTGGCACCTTCTCTGGAAGAATCTATAAATGGTGTAGAAAACATGACATATATGAGTTCTACTGCCAGTAACGACGGTACTTTGGCTATTACCGTTTTCTTTAAACTGGGTACAGATGCTGACCAGGCTGCTGTAAACGTTCAAAACCGTGTTGCTCAAGCAACCAGCCAGCTTCCTGCCGAAGTTGTGCAGCAAGGTGTAATTACAGCTAAACAGCAAAACTCTTTCATCATGGCAATTGGTATGTATACCGATGATGAAGCAAAATACGATCAGACATTTGTTGCCAACTATGCACAGATCAATATTATTCCGGAGTTAAAACGTATTCCGGGTGTGGGTTCTGCCAGTATTTTTGGTGGTGTAAAAGACTACTCTATGCGTGTATGGTTAAATCCAACACAAATGTCAACTTATAAAGTGACTCCAAATGAAGTTATGGCTGCCATTCAGGACAAAAGTTTGGAAGCGGCTCCGGGTAAATTTGGAGAAAGAAGTAAAGAAGTTTTTGAATACGTTATTAAATATAAAGGGAAATTAACTAAACCTGAAGATTATGAAAATATTGCTATACGTTCTAATGCAGATGGTTCAGTACTTCGCTTAAAAGATGTGGCACGAGTAGAACTTGGAGCTTACTCTTATAACAGTTTAACTCGTTTAAATGGTAAAAAAGGAATTGTAATCGGGGTTATCCAGTTAGCAGGATCTAACTCAAATGATATTCAGATTGCCATTAATAAGATGATGGAAAAAGCTTCTAAAGATTTTCCAACAGGTATAAAACACAATATTTTCTATAGTACAAAAGTATCTCTTGACCAGTCTATCGAACAAGTTGAGCATACTTTACTAGAAGCTTTTATACTGGTATTTATTGTAGTATTTATATTCCTGCAAGATTTTAGATCAACATTGATCCCGGCTATTGCTGTACCTGTAGCAATTTTAGGAACGTTCTTCTTCATGCAGTTATTCGGATTCTCGATCAACCTTTTAACACTTTTCGCATTAATTCTGGCGATTGGTATTGTGGTCGATGATGCCATTGTGGTGGTCGAAGCCGTGCATGCGAAAATGGAGCACAAACGTTTGTCTCCAAAAATCGCAACCCATGAAGCAATGCACGAAATAACGGGTGCTATTATCTCGATTACGCTGGTAATGGCTGCTGTATTCCTGCCGGTTGGTTTTATGGAAGGCTCAACAGGAGTTTTCTACCGTCAGTTTGCCTTTACAATGGCAATTGCAATTGTAATTTCGGCTGTAAATGCCTTAACATTAAGTCCGGCGCTTGCTGCGTTATTCTTAAAAGACAATCACGGATCTCACGATCACGATGCGCCTTACGAGAAAAAAGGATTTAAAGAAAAATTCTTTAGTGCTTTTAACAGCAGTTTTGAATCGCTTACCAACCGTTATATTGGCGGAATTAAATTCTTAATCAGAAAAAAATGGTTGAGTTTAGGCGGATTGGCAGTAATCACAATTGCTACAATTGTAATGGTAAAAACAACTCCTGCAGGGTTTATTCCAACAGAAGATCAGGGATTTATTGCGATTGCAGTAAATACACCATCTGGAACATCTTTAGACGGAACTCAAAAAGTTATGACTGAAGCTGAAAATACTTTAAAAGCATTAGACGCTTCACGATTTGTAACCGCAATTTCTGGTTTCAACTTATTGACGAACTCTACAAGTCCATCTTCTGCGGTTGTATTCGTATTGCTGAAACCAAACGAAGAACGCGGGGAAGTAAAAAATATTGACGAAATCATGAATCAGGTTCGTGGCAAACTGGGCGCTATTTCTGGCGGAAGTTTCTTCGTATTCAGTTTCCCAACTGTTCCCGGATTTAGTAACGTTGAGGCTTTAGATTTAGTTCTTCAGGATAAAACCGGAGGAAAACTGGATAAATTCAGCGGCATTTCTCAGGAATTTATCGGAGCATTAATGAAACGTCCTGAAATTGCAGTAGCTTTTACAAGTTTCAAAGCCGATTATCCTCAATTACAATTGGAAATCAATGATGAAAAAGCAAACCAATTAGGTGTAAATGTAAAAGATATTTTGCAGACTATGCAGGCTTATTTTGGTAGTGCGCAGGCATCTGATTTCAACAGATTTGGTAAATATTACCGAGTTGTAGTTCAGGCTGATATTCAGGACAGAGCTGATCCTACAGCAATCGACAGAGTGTTTGTAAAAAACAAAACCGGCGAAATGGTGCCAATAAATACTTTAGTAAAACTAACTCGTATTTATGGTTCAGAAACCGCTTCAAGATACAATTTATTTAACTCAATTTCTATTAATGCCATTCCGAAACCAGGATTTAGTTCAGGAGATGCTATTAAAGCAATTGAAGAAGTAGCAGCACAACAATTGCCTGCAGGTTACGGGTATGAATTCTCGGGCCAGACTCGTGAGGAGATTTCGTCTGGAGGACAATCTGCAACTATATTCTTACTGTGTTTGATATTCGTTTATTTCTTACTTGCTGCACAGTACGAAAGTTACATTTTGCCTTTGGCAGTAATCTTATCAATCCCTGCAGGTATTTTTGGAGTATTCGCCGCTATTGGTTTAACTGGAATTGAAAACAACATTTATGTACAAGTTGCACTTGTCATGCTTATTGGACTTCTTGCCAAAAATGCCATTTTGATTGTCGAGTTTGCGGCACAAAAAAGAAGATCAGGTCAGGCGTTAGTCAGAGCTTCTATAGATGCAGCAAAACTACGTTTACGACCAATTATCATGACGTCTCTTGCTTTTGTGGTTGGTTTAGTACCTATGATGAGTGCCAAAGGTCCATCTGCACAAGGTAACCACTCTATTAGTATTGGGGCAGCCGGAGGAATGGTTTCAGGAGTAATTCTAGGTTTGTTTATCATTCCTGTTTTATTCATCATCTTCCAGCATTTACAAGAAAAGGTTTCTGGAAAACCAGTTGCCGTAATTCATAACGAAGAAAAATAA